Proteins co-encoded in one Prescottella sp. R16 genomic window:
- a CDS encoding aldehyde dehydrogenase family protein, whose product MSAELISIDPATLAEVGRTPIASAPDVDAKVAAAHDAFALWKRDRRTRRALLAACADALTARAAEIIPLLTREQGKPLSDAGTEVWLTAHCLTRASEVEWAEETAGPDLTGRRVTVQHRPLGVVAAIVPWNFPLFLMAAKIGPALAAGNTVVVKPAESVSLVVSKVVEILRSVLPDGVLDVVTGGPDTGRYLIAHRKVRKVSFTGSTAVGRQIMRQAADTVTPVTLELGGNDPAILLDDADIDGSATALAHGAFFNAGQMCIAPKRAYVPEPMLDAFCDAFADRMGSLVVGNGLDPATTVGPLHTRTQLDFVTQLLDKAVAGGATVVRGGGAGTDLPGHFLEPTLVRGVDDTTDLVALEQFGPVFPVVGYRDVDTVLGTLDDQEFGLGASVWSANLDHAARTADRIDAGTVWINQHNALDVSLPFGGSKGSGFGREGGLAGVEEFLHTRVVDVKL is encoded by the coding sequence ATGAGCGCCGAACTGATCTCGATCGATCCCGCCACCCTCGCTGAGGTGGGGCGCACGCCGATCGCTTCCGCGCCCGATGTGGATGCGAAAGTTGCTGCTGCTCATGACGCGTTCGCGTTGTGGAAGCGGGATCGCCGGACACGTCGTGCCCTGTTGGCCGCCTGTGCGGACGCGTTGACGGCGCGGGCCGCCGAGATCATTCCACTGCTCACCAGGGAGCAGGGAAAACCGTTGTCGGACGCCGGAACCGAGGTGTGGCTCACCGCGCACTGCCTGACTCGGGCGTCCGAGGTCGAGTGGGCCGAGGAGACGGCCGGCCCCGACCTGACCGGACGACGTGTCACCGTCCAGCACCGCCCGCTCGGGGTAGTGGCCGCGATCGTACCGTGGAACTTCCCGCTCTTCCTCATGGCGGCCAAGATCGGGCCGGCTCTCGCAGCCGGGAACACTGTCGTCGTCAAACCGGCCGAATCGGTGTCTCTCGTGGTGTCGAAGGTCGTCGAGATCCTCCGGTCCGTGCTGCCGGACGGGGTCCTCGACGTCGTGACCGGCGGCCCCGACACCGGCCGGTATCTCATCGCCCACCGCAAGGTGCGCAAGGTGTCGTTCACCGGGTCGACAGCGGTCGGACGGCAGATCATGCGACAGGCCGCCGACACCGTCACCCCGGTCACCCTCGAACTCGGCGGCAACGATCCGGCGATCCTGCTCGACGATGCCGATATCGACGGCTCCGCAACCGCACTCGCCCATGGTGCTTTCTTCAATGCGGGACAGATGTGCATCGCCCCCAAGCGGGCATACGTCCCCGAACCGATGCTGGACGCGTTCTGCGACGCTTTCGCCGACCGGATGGGCTCGCTCGTCGTCGGCAACGGTCTCGATCCCGCCACCACGGTCGGGCCGCTGCACACTCGGACGCAACTCGACTTCGTCACGCAACTGCTCGACAAGGCCGTGGCGGGCGGCGCGACTGTCGTGCGGGGTGGCGGCGCGGGCACCGATCTACCCGGCCACTTCCTCGAGCCCACCCTGGTCCGCGGCGTGGACGACACCACCGATCTGGTGGCTCTCGAACAGTTCGGGCCGGTCTTCCCGGTGGTCGGTTACCGCGACGTCGACACCGTCCTCGGCACGCTCGACGATCAGGAGTTCGGGCTCGGCGCCTCGGTGTGGAGCGCGAACCTCGACCACGCGGCCCGCACCGCCGACCGCATCGATGCGGGCACGGTGTGGATCAACCAGCACAACGCCCTCGACGTCTCGCTGCCCTTCGGCGGCTCGAAGGGCAGCGGCTTCGGACGCGAGGGCGGCCTCGCCGGAGTCGAGGAGTTCCTGCACACCCGCGTGGTGGACGTCAAGCTCTGA
- a CDS encoding pentapeptide repeat-containing protein, with translation MRVATQHADRRGRTVRRAVVVASAVTTIAVGFAAGAGADPVTDAQGCAPIRVEGALAGAVDAVAPGFELPVPCHDAIGVGYIGPAEVQAGAIGSAVAAGLGSLGLLAASSIDWNNIGPDNTGSFNLGWANTGSNNVGSANTGSGNVGSANTGSGNVGSANTGSANLGSANTGSLTYGSFKSGIGSLSAGSAGIGTLS, from the coding sequence ATGAGGGTCGCAACACAACACGCAGATCGGCGCGGGCGGACGGTGCGTCGCGCCGTCGTCGTCGCATCGGCGGTCACGACGATCGCCGTCGGCTTCGCAGCAGGGGCCGGAGCAGATCCCGTCACCGACGCCCAGGGCTGCGCCCCGATCCGCGTCGAAGGGGCCCTCGCCGGTGCCGTCGACGCCGTCGCCCCCGGATTCGAACTGCCCGTGCCCTGCCACGACGCCATCGGTGTCGGCTACATCGGACCCGCCGAAGTGCAGGCCGGCGCGATCGGCTCGGCCGTCGCCGCCGGACTCGGCAGCCTCGGACTGCTCGCGGCGAGCAGCATCGACTGGAACAACATCGGCCCCGACAACACCGGCTCCTTCAACCTCGGCTGGGCCAACACCGGCTCCAACAACGTCGGTTCCGCGAACACCGGCTCCGGCAACGTCGGCTCCGCGAACACCGGCTCCGGCAACGTCGGCTCCGCGAACACCGGCTCCGCCAACCTCGGCTCCGCGAACACCGGTTCCCTCACCTACGGGTCGTTCAAGAGCGGAATCGGATCGCTCTCGGCCGGATCGGCGGGGATCGGGACGCTCAGCTGA
- a CDS encoding glycosyltransferase family 2 protein, with translation MLLSVVVPCHNEEDVLEELVRQVLGTLESADVDVELVLVDDGSRDGTVRLMREINARDPRCRFVSFSRNFGKEAAMLAGLRYARGDAVVIMDADLQHPPHLLLDMLRLHGEGYDQVVARRTREGDAFGRTMLSRLYYHLVNALVDVNMQDGAGDFRLLSRRAVDALLQMREYNRFSKGMFSWIGFPTATVDYHNVARQGGGESKWSFRRLVNYGIDGIMSFNNAPLRLAVYLGAVVTAVSFVYVIALVIAALVHGVTAPGYVTLIAAITGMGGLQLMFLGVIGEYVGRIYYETKQRPHFLVAETEPGGRGAEHS, from the coding sequence ATGCTGTTGTCCGTCGTGGTGCCGTGCCACAACGAGGAAGACGTCCTCGAGGAACTGGTCCGGCAGGTACTGGGGACACTCGAATCCGCCGATGTCGATGTCGAACTCGTTCTCGTCGACGACGGCAGCCGGGACGGCACGGTGCGGTTGATGCGGGAGATCAACGCGCGCGATCCCCGCTGCCGGTTCGTCAGCTTCAGCCGCAACTTCGGCAAGGAAGCGGCGATGCTCGCCGGGCTGCGGTACGCGCGCGGCGACGCCGTCGTGATCATGGACGCCGATCTGCAGCATCCGCCGCACCTGCTGCTCGACATGCTCCGCCTGCACGGCGAGGGCTACGACCAGGTCGTCGCCCGCCGCACCCGGGAGGGCGACGCATTCGGCCGCACGATGCTGTCGCGGCTGTACTACCACCTCGTCAACGCGCTGGTCGACGTGAACATGCAGGACGGTGCAGGAGACTTCCGGTTACTCAGCCGGCGTGCCGTCGATGCCCTGCTGCAGATGCGCGAGTACAACCGCTTCTCCAAGGGCATGTTCTCGTGGATCGGGTTCCCGACGGCCACGGTGGACTACCACAACGTGGCACGCCAGGGCGGCGGCGAGAGCAAGTGGAGCTTCCGGCGGCTCGTCAACTACGGCATCGACGGCATCATGTCGTTCAACAATGCGCCCTTGAGATTGGCGGTCTATCTCGGGGCGGTGGTGACGGCAGTGTCGTTCGTCTACGTGATCGCTCTCGTGATCGCCGCGCTCGTGCACGGGGTGACCGCCCCCGGCTATGTCACCCTGATCGCCGCGATCACCGGCATGGGCGGTCTGCAGTTGATGTTCCTCGGCGTCATCGGCGAGTACGTCGGACGGATCTACTACGAGACCAAACAGCGGCCGCACTTCCTGGTCGCCGAGACCGAGCCGGGCGGCCGGGGGGCAGAGCACTCGTGA
- a CDS encoding SDR family oxidoreductase, which translates to MHDFTGKTAVVTGYASGIGAATAAALTARGATVIGVDRIVPDSAPPVARTIVGDLSTSDGVRSIADAVDGPVDVLINNAGVAATQPWRTVLSVNTLAPRDLTRLLLPKFGADAAVVTTASQAGFQWQRNFTRADAFLAIDDWDAALDSVAGLPDIDRLCYALSKEAAIVYSGALAVEGKQIGLRSNTVSPGTVGTPLLPDFTATMGAAVIDGAAAWTGRHAAPEEIADAIVFLASPESAWISGVDLPVDGGYGAFVFRTLVAPALSAAQ; encoded by the coding sequence GTGCACGATTTCACAGGTAAGACCGCGGTCGTCACCGGCTATGCGTCGGGGATCGGGGCGGCCACGGCCGCCGCGCTGACCGCGCGCGGTGCGACCGTGATCGGCGTCGACCGGATTGTGCCGGACTCGGCACCCCCAGTGGCACGCACAATCGTCGGAGACCTGTCGACGTCCGACGGGGTCCGATCGATCGCGGACGCCGTCGACGGTCCGGTCGACGTACTGATCAACAATGCCGGTGTCGCGGCGACTCAGCCGTGGCGAACGGTGTTGTCCGTCAATACTCTTGCGCCTCGGGACCTGACCCGGCTGTTGCTGCCGAAGTTCGGTGCGGACGCAGCGGTCGTCACGACAGCGTCGCAGGCCGGGTTCCAGTGGCAGCGGAACTTCACGCGGGCCGACGCGTTCCTCGCGATCGACGATTGGGATGCGGCACTGGACTCGGTCGCCGGTCTTCCCGACATCGACCGGCTCTGCTACGCGTTGTCGAAGGAGGCGGCGATCGTGTACTCGGGCGCTCTCGCGGTCGAGGGCAAGCAGATCGGGTTGCGGTCCAACACCGTGTCTCCCGGAACCGTGGGTACTCCCCTGCTCCCCGACTTCACCGCGACGATGGGGGCGGCAGTCATCGACGGTGCCGCCGCATGGACCGGACGGCACGCTGCCCCGGAAGAGATCGCCGACGCGATCGTCTTCCTCGCCTCCCCTGAATCGGCGTGGATCAGCGGTGTCGATCTGCCCGTCGACGGAGGCTACGGCGCCTTCGTCTTCCGCACCCTCGTCGCGCCCGCCCTCAGCGCAGCCCAGTGA
- a CDS encoding GtrA family protein — MRHLLRFGIVGVINTGVYYALYLAFNTVVPYLAAHLLAIAISMVGSFFLNCYWTFRTTPTWRKFLLFPLTNATNYIVTTVGMILLVTFLGVDDRIAPLIAAVAAIPVTFLLSRRILTHRTPSTVAADAGGSR; from the coding sequence ATGCGTCACCTGCTGCGGTTCGGGATCGTCGGGGTGATCAACACCGGCGTCTACTACGCGCTCTATCTCGCTTTCAACACCGTCGTGCCATATCTGGCGGCGCATCTGCTGGCGATCGCGATCTCGATGGTCGGGTCGTTCTTCCTCAACTGTTACTGGACGTTCCGGACGACACCGACATGGCGCAAGTTCCTGCTCTTCCCGCTCACGAACGCCACCAACTACATCGTGACGACGGTCGGCATGATCCTGCTCGTCACGTTCCTCGGGGTCGACGACCGGATCGCGCCACTCATCGCCGCGGTTGCTGCGATTCCCGTGACGTTCCTGCTGTCGCGTCGGATCCTGACGCACCGGACGCCGTCGACGGTCGCCGCCGATGCCGGAGGAAGCCGATGA
- a CDS encoding ABC transporter substrate-binding protein has translation MTVSTISRRRLSTALTTLAAVSILLAGCSSSGAGTPTDASDVMTGLVGHQPDGGEPVAGGTLSYATYNGVSSLDPADRQDGGATGGSEMAAIYDLLMRYDPEAKEYVPQLAQSLTANGDNTVWTLTLRDGATFSDGTPVDADAVRWSIDRYLQKKGTHTQVWNVSVAEVTSPDASTVVFTLKQPWNEFPIMFTTGPGMVVAPSSMASGTFAPVGAGPFTVERFASQDELVLAANPSYWGGKPHLDRLRFPAIVSEQGKLDALHAGDIQAAYLRAAEPVHNALTAGDVGYVYTVNMGSVFALNQRPGRASEDVRVRKAIVAAFDPAVFDARGEAGQGMPGSDMFQDWSQWHGDVPGPSFDPDAARKYLDEAKADGYDGKLVYAGLNEPGAQQRALTVQSMLQAVGFTVDIVYASSINDLVKRMYAQHDYDIGESGFNVIDESPFTRMYGNLSSASTSNVLSYQNSEMDALLTDLQTATTDDDRRRVLENIQTLVDDTAPMVVASAGKYFIPWSSNAHGITPSSDGIMLFGDAWLAPGQPS, from the coding sequence GTGACTGTTTCGACGATCTCCCGACGACGGCTCAGTACCGCACTCACCACGCTGGCGGCCGTGAGTATCCTGCTCGCCGGCTGTTCGAGCAGCGGCGCCGGTACCCCCACCGATGCGTCGGACGTGATGACCGGACTGGTGGGCCATCAGCCGGACGGCGGTGAACCGGTGGCCGGCGGCACCCTGTCGTATGCGACGTACAACGGTGTGAGCAGCCTGGATCCGGCGGACCGTCAGGACGGCGGCGCGACGGGCGGCTCGGAGATGGCGGCGATCTACGACCTGTTGATGCGGTACGACCCGGAAGCGAAGGAGTATGTGCCGCAGTTGGCGCAGTCTCTGACGGCCAACGGTGACAACACCGTCTGGACGTTGACGCTGCGGGACGGTGCGACGTTCAGTGACGGCACCCCGGTGGATGCGGATGCGGTGCGGTGGAGCATCGATCGGTATCTGCAGAAGAAGGGCACGCACACGCAGGTGTGGAACGTGTCGGTTGCGGAGGTGACTTCCCCGGATGCGTCGACGGTGGTGTTCACGTTGAAGCAGCCGTGGAACGAGTTCCCGATCATGTTCACCACGGGGCCGGGGATGGTGGTGGCGCCGTCGTCGATGGCGTCGGGCACGTTCGCTCCGGTCGGGGCGGGTCCGTTCACGGTGGAGCGGTTCGCGTCGCAGGACGAACTGGTCCTCGCGGCGAATCCGTCGTACTGGGGTGGGAAGCCGCATCTGGACAGGTTGCGGTTCCCGGCGATCGTCAGTGAGCAGGGCAAGCTCGACGCCCTGCATGCCGGTGACATCCAGGCCGCGTACCTGCGGGCGGCGGAACCCGTACACAATGCGCTCACCGCAGGCGACGTCGGCTACGTCTACACCGTCAACATGGGTAGCGTGTTCGCGTTGAACCAGCGTCCCGGACGCGCGTCCGAGGACGTACGAGTCCGCAAGGCGATCGTCGCAGCGTTCGATCCGGCCGTGTTCGACGCACGCGGTGAAGCCGGTCAAGGCATGCCCGGCAGCGACATGTTCCAGGACTGGTCGCAGTGGCACGGTGACGTGCCCGGCCCGAGCTTCGACCCGGACGCGGCGAGGAAGTATCTCGACGAGGCCAAGGCCGACGGCTACGACGGCAAACTCGTCTATGCCGGCCTGAACGAGCCCGGTGCGCAGCAGCGGGCCCTGACCGTCCAGTCGATGCTGCAGGCCGTCGGGTTCACCGTCGACATCGTGTACGCGTCGAGTATCAACGACCTCGTCAAGAGGATGTACGCACAGCACGACTACGACATCGGTGAGTCGGGGTTCAATGTCATCGACGAGTCACCGTTCACCCGGATGTACGGCAACCTGTCGAGTGCGTCGACGTCCAACGTCCTCAGCTACCAGAACTCGGAGATGGACGCCCTGCTGACAGACCTGCAGACCGCGACCACCGACGACGACCGACGCCGGGTCCTGGAGAACATCCAGACCCTCGTCGACGACACCGCCCCGATGGTCGTCGCGAGCGCCGGCAAGTACTTCATCCCGTGGAGCAGCAATGCCCACGGAATCACTCCCAGTTCCGACGGAATCATGCTGTTCGGGGATGCATGGCTCGCCCCCGGGCAACCGTCGTGA
- a CDS encoding phosphatidylinositol-specific phospholipase C, with product MHHTVHPTRRTVLRALAASPLLLLAPAPVAAAQSSVGSADLAAGSFGRGDLDTTSAPDWMRSLPDATSLAALSLPGTHDTMAHNSSIPTLTQEFDLATQLRAGVRALDIRTRHFRDVFPIHHGPEYLYANFTDVVRTVTDFLRAHPGESVLVRLKEEFTAAENTRSYQATLDWYIHENPDTRDLLDQHLWTPPVGYDGRIPGLGETRGKIVVLQDFTATTAYGPRWAGPRTDIQDDFELPDLAAITGKWDRARTQFERAAVGDPTTLFVNHLSATGATPAVMATGTVPITVAKGVPGTPGMLTRAEDYLRTASTGRTGVVMADFPTAALVEEIIGRNVS from the coding sequence GTGCACCACACCGTCCACCCCACTCGTCGTACCGTCCTGCGGGCGCTCGCTGCGAGCCCCCTGCTGCTCCTGGCACCGGCCCCTGTCGCGGCAGCACAGTCGAGCGTCGGCAGCGCCGATCTCGCTGCGGGCAGCTTCGGTCGCGGTGACCTCGACACCACGTCGGCACCCGATTGGATGCGGTCCCTGCCGGACGCGACGAGCCTGGCCGCCCTGTCACTGCCGGGTACGCACGACACGATGGCGCACAACTCGTCGATCCCGACCCTCACCCAGGAATTCGACCTGGCCACCCAGCTCCGCGCCGGGGTACGTGCGCTCGACATCCGCACCCGACACTTCCGCGACGTGTTCCCGATCCACCACGGCCCGGAGTATCTGTACGCCAACTTCACCGACGTCGTCCGGACCGTCACCGACTTCCTGCGCGCACATCCGGGCGAGTCCGTGCTCGTGCGACTGAAGGAAGAGTTCACCGCCGCCGAGAACACCCGCTCCTACCAGGCGACGCTGGACTGGTACATCCACGAGAACCCCGACACCCGCGACCTACTCGACCAGCACCTGTGGACGCCGCCCGTGGGCTACGACGGGCGGATCCCGGGGCTCGGCGAGACCCGCGGCAAGATCGTCGTGCTGCAGGACTTCACCGCCACCACCGCGTACGGCCCGCGGTGGGCCGGCCCCCGCACGGATATCCAGGACGATTTCGAACTCCCCGACCTCGCGGCGATCACAGGCAAGTGGGACAGGGCCCGCACCCAGTTCGAGCGGGCAGCGGTCGGTGACCCGACGACATTGTTCGTCAACCATCTGAGCGCCACCGGCGCGACCCCGGCCGTCATGGCCACCGGGACCGTGCCGATCACCGTCGCCAAGGGTGTCCCCGGCACCCCGGGGATGCTCACCCGCGCGGAGGACTACCTGCGCACCGCCTCCACCGGGCGGACGGGCGTCGTGATGGCCGATTTCCCGACGGCCGCACTCGTCGAGGAGATCATCGGCCGCAACGTCAGCTGA
- a CDS encoding class I SAM-dependent methyltransferase, with translation MFNGFRKSARLKVQRAVDEVVRESDRKARIENENRHDQILAELTAYNGEMLRVLRELAEAREQVAVLGQRLDDAEQRVRRDITHALDVRAADESARFVLEHMPTVPTFRDPHDTLRYGLELVKVDGLALEFGVASGTTLRIVSEALQPTGHDVWGFDVWTGLPEAWRTGFPAGEFAQQSLPAVPGARLVSGLFEDSLPGFLADRPGPVAFAHLDADLYSSTRTVLDLIGDRLVPGSVLVFDEYFNYPGWQNHEHRAWMEFVARTGVRFDYVAYTADHEQVVVLIRE, from the coding sequence ATGTTCAACGGGTTCCGGAAGTCGGCCAGGCTGAAGGTGCAGCGGGCGGTCGACGAGGTGGTCCGCGAGTCCGATCGGAAGGCGCGGATCGAGAACGAGAACCGCCACGACCAGATTCTCGCGGAGTTGACGGCGTACAACGGGGAGATGCTGCGGGTGCTGCGGGAGCTGGCGGAGGCCCGCGAGCAGGTGGCGGTACTCGGGCAGCGGCTCGACGACGCCGAGCAGCGGGTCCGACGCGACATCACGCACGCCCTCGACGTTCGGGCCGCCGACGAGAGTGCCCGGTTCGTGCTCGAGCACATGCCGACGGTGCCGACGTTCCGGGATCCGCACGACACGCTCCGGTACGGTCTCGAACTCGTCAAGGTCGACGGGCTGGCCCTCGAGTTCGGGGTCGCGAGCGGCACCACGTTGCGGATCGTCAGCGAGGCGTTGCAGCCCACCGGCCACGACGTGTGGGGGTTCGATGTGTGGACGGGTCTGCCGGAGGCGTGGCGGACCGGGTTCCCGGCCGGCGAGTTCGCGCAGCAGTCGCTGCCGGCGGTGCCCGGCGCCCGGCTGGTGTCGGGGCTGTTCGAGGACTCGCTGCCCGGTTTCCTCGCCGACCGTCCGGGCCCGGTCGCGTTCGCGCACCTCGACGCCGACCTGTACTCGTCGACCCGCACGGTCCTCGACCTCATCGGTGACCGGCTCGTCCCCGGATCGGTGCTGGTGTTCGACGAATACTTCAACTATCCGGGCTGGCAGAACCACGAACACCGGGCGTGGATGGAATTCGTCGCACGCACCGGTGTTCGCTTCGACTACGTCGCCTACACCGCCGACCACGAACAGGTGGTCGTCCTCATCCGCGAATAA
- a CDS encoding phosphotransferase family protein: MTGNSAPPHGVNTTVTTTATDLTSLRRDLEHWIRIRLGDPHAHVSAVRKPSESGMSSVSVLFTVDWHEDGRGHRADLVARLVPEATALPVFPDYDLEHQAAVMRDVASHGAVPVPHVRWVETSPEVLGRPFVVMDRIDGVVPVDNPPYVFGGWLCDATPSQRDTVQHSSIDALARIHALPIPDVLDPGDVSAAELLCRHVDATRGYYEWTRREDGLRIPVLEDGFAWLERHRPREPSEPVLCWGDSRIGNIMYDDFRPAAVLDWELATVAPRELDVGWFVFFHRMFQDMAEQFDRPGLPDLFRRADVVARYRESSGTELHDLDFYLVYAAIRHGVIMSRIKRRSIHFGDSPAPENPDEYVLHHRMLRKMIDDEYPWEAQ, from the coding sequence ATGACAGGCAATTCCGCTCCCCCGCACGGGGTGAACACCACGGTCACCACGACGGCCACCGATCTCACCTCGCTGCGACGGGATCTCGAACACTGGATCCGGATACGGCTCGGCGACCCGCACGCCCACGTGTCCGCGGTCCGGAAGCCGTCCGAATCGGGTATGTCCAGCGTCTCGGTCCTGTTCACCGTCGACTGGCACGAGGACGGCCGAGGCCACCGCGCCGACCTCGTCGCCCGACTGGTCCCGGAGGCGACGGCGCTGCCGGTGTTCCCCGACTACGATCTCGAACACCAGGCCGCGGTGATGCGGGACGTCGCGTCCCACGGGGCCGTGCCGGTGCCGCACGTCCGGTGGGTCGAGACGTCCCCCGAGGTTCTGGGCCGGCCGTTCGTCGTGATGGACCGCATCGACGGCGTCGTGCCGGTCGACAACCCGCCCTACGTGTTCGGCGGCTGGCTGTGTGACGCGACGCCCTCGCAACGGGACACCGTGCAGCACAGTTCGATCGATGCGCTGGCCCGGATCCACGCCCTCCCGATCCCCGACGTGTTGGATCCCGGCGACGTGAGCGCCGCCGAACTGCTGTGCCGGCACGTCGACGCCACCCGCGGCTACTACGAGTGGACCCGGCGCGAGGACGGCCTCCGGATCCCGGTGCTGGAGGACGGATTCGCGTGGCTCGAACGACATCGGCCGCGGGAACCTTCGGAGCCGGTACTGTGCTGGGGCGACTCCCGCATCGGCAACATCATGTACGACGATTTCCGCCCGGCCGCCGTCCTGGACTGGGAACTCGCCACCGTCGCCCCACGCGAACTCGACGTCGGCTGGTTCGTGTTCTTCCACCGGATGTTCCAGGACATGGCCGAACAGTTCGACCGGCCGGGTCTGCCCGACCTGTTCCGGCGCGCCGATGTGGTTGCCCGATATCGGGAGTCGTCCGGCACCGAGCTGCACGACCTCGACTTCTATCTCGTGTACGCGGCGATCCGGCACGGCGTCATCATGTCCCGGATCAAACGCCGCTCCATCCATTTCGGTGACAGTCCGGCGCCGGAGAACCCCGACGAGTACGTCCTGCACCACCGCATGCTCCGAAAGATGATCGACGACGAATACCCTTGGGAGGCGCAATGA
- a CDS encoding glycosyltransferase, protein MNESASVAPVEGSTAAVRDALREHATSGRLVVQRGLFTGPTPRVKDEMYARIVSGSAHRERFAVHLDKGAVIDTDTYFGRFAASYYQRWTTVRDVQISFAYDAGGASRVLLRASDSGGNVRTVATADLDGAGTTTLTATLDAYLDGGSLWLEFRAIDGPLAVRDLEWTVPAPAVVRPAAIAICTFNRADDCAETVAAIAGDEQMVAGIDAVYVVDQGTDHVSDRDLFTTVAAKLGDKLVYLRQPNLGGAGGFTRGMYEVTAINEHANVLLMDDDILCEPETVLRMNAFANVTIEPMLVGAQMLYLMNPQNLHVSAEEADLSKLKAGRWAANSLHDANLTKKRQDKRVDAGYNAWWSCLIPAEVVSRIGLPLPMFFQWDDIEYGIRSRAAGFITVTLPNAGVWHADFHWKDRDDWAKYFSVRNSLIVAALHSDFDTKALSVTMGRELGQFVVSMQYGLAHTMLRGIEDFLAGPSVLEDGGQAVLGAIRKERSRFPETVKHPADAIPGIRSSDLVTRIAGPEPDNSRIDLVLAKRAATQWLGRTQHGIASIPSADAHWWHVSLFDHAVVTDASQSGVRIRRRDKDVAKEIGNWIAKVLKQFRDEGPEAQRRFREAMPQLTSRENWARLYGK, encoded by the coding sequence ATGAACGAGTCTGCGTCGGTGGCGCCTGTGGAAGGGAGCACGGCAGCTGTTCGTGACGCTCTCCGAGAACATGCGACGTCGGGTCGGCTGGTAGTACAGCGAGGACTGTTCACCGGCCCCACCCCTCGCGTCAAGGACGAGATGTACGCCCGCATCGTGTCGGGCTCCGCGCACCGCGAGCGTTTCGCGGTGCACCTGGACAAGGGCGCGGTCATCGACACGGACACCTACTTCGGACGTTTCGCCGCCAGCTACTACCAGCGGTGGACCACCGTCCGGGACGTACAGATCAGCTTCGCGTACGACGCCGGTGGTGCGTCCCGCGTCCTGCTGCGCGCATCCGATTCGGGTGGCAACGTGCGGACGGTCGCGACCGCAGACCTCGACGGGGCGGGCACCACGACACTCACGGCGACACTCGACGCGTACCTCGACGGCGGATCGCTGTGGCTGGAATTCCGGGCGATCGACGGCCCGCTCGCGGTGCGTGACCTCGAATGGACGGTGCCCGCGCCGGCAGTGGTGCGACCGGCCGCAATCGCGATCTGCACGTTCAACCGTGCCGACGATTGCGCCGAGACCGTCGCCGCCATCGCCGGTGACGAGCAGATGGTGGCCGGCATCGACGCCGTCTACGTCGTCGACCAGGGCACCGATCACGTCTCCGACCGGGACCTGTTCACCACCGTCGCCGCGAAGCTCGGCGACAAGCTGGTGTACCTGCGCCAGCCGAATCTCGGTGGGGCGGGCGGTTTCACCCGCGGCATGTACGAGGTGACGGCGATCAACGAGCACGCCAACGTGCTCCTCATGGACGACGACATCCTGTGCGAACCGGAAACGGTGCTGCGGATGAACGCGTTCGCCAACGTCACGATCGAACCGATGCTCGTGGGTGCACAGATGCTGTACCTGATGAATCCGCAGAACCTGCATGTCAGTGCCGAGGAAGCGGATCTGTCGAAGTTGAAGGCCGGTCGCTGGGCGGCGAACTCGCTGCACGACGCGAACCTGACCAAGAAGCGTCAGGACAAGCGGGTCGACGCGGGATACAACGCGTGGTGGTCGTGCCTGATCCCCGCCGAGGTCGTCTCGCGCATCGGGCTGCCGCTGCCGATGTTCTTCCAGTGGGACGACATCGAGTACGGAATCCGTTCCCGTGCAGCAGGTTTCATTACGGTGACGCTTCCGAATGCGGGTGTGTGGCATGCGGACTTCCATTGGAAGGACCGTGACGACTGGGCGAAGTACTTCAGTGTGCGCAACTCGCTCATCGTGGCCGCCCTGCACAGCGACTTCGACACCAAGGCCCTGAGCGTGACGATGGGCCGTGAACTCGGACAGTTCGTCGTGTCGATGCAGTACGGCCTGGCGCACACGATGCTGCGGGGGATCGAGGACTTCCTCGCCGGCCCGAGCGTCCTCGAGGACGGTGGACAGGCGGTACTCGGGGCGATCCGCAAGGAGCGCAGTCGGTTCCCCGAGACCGTCAAGCATCCGGCGGACGCCATTCCGGGGATCCGCTCGTCGGACCTCGTGACCCGGATCGCGGGACCCGAACCGGACAACAGCCGGATCGACCTGGTGCTGGCCAAGCGGGCCGCAACCCAGTGGCTCGGTCGCACGCAGCACGGCATCGCGAGCATTCCGTCGGCGGACGCACACTGGTGGCACGTCTCCCTCTTCGACCACGCCGTCGTGACCGACGCATCGCAGTCGGGGGTGCGGATCCGTCGCCGCGACAAGGACGTCGCGAAGGAGATCGGCAACTGGATCGCGAAGGTACTCAAGCAGTTCCGCGACGAGGGTCCCGAAGCGCAGCGACGCTTCCGTGAGGCGATGCCCCAGCTCACCAGCCGTGAGAACTGGGCCCGTCTCTACGGAAAGTAG